One genomic window of Sphingomonas sp. C3-2 includes the following:
- the pyrH gene encoding UMP kinase yields the protein MTRPRFNRILLKLSGEVLMGNGQFGIDPATVARVAGEIAAAKDAGHELCVVVGGGNIFRGLAAAAKGFERTSADYMGMLATVMNALAVQNALEQIGVDTRVQSAIPMSTVCEPFIRRRAERHMEKGRIVIFAAGTGNPYFTTDSAAALRAAEMNCDALFKGTSVDGVYDADPKKVDTAKRYETVSFNRVLSDDLKVMDASAVALCRDNNIPIVVFNIREQGNLARVLAGDGTATIVQNEEG from the coding sequence ATGACACGGCCGCGCTTCAACCGAATCCTCCTGAAGCTTTCCGGCGAAGTGTTGATGGGCAATGGCCAGTTCGGCATAGATCCAGCCACCGTTGCGCGTGTTGCGGGCGAAATCGCCGCCGCGAAGGACGCCGGGCACGAACTGTGCGTCGTTGTGGGGGGCGGCAATATTTTTCGCGGGCTGGCGGCTGCGGCCAAGGGTTTCGAGCGCACCAGCGCCGACTATATGGGCATGCTCGCAACTGTGATGAATGCGCTCGCGGTGCAGAATGCGCTCGAGCAGATCGGCGTCGATACGCGCGTTCAGTCTGCCATTCCGATGAGCACGGTGTGCGAACCCTTTATCCGCCGGCGTGCCGAGCGCCATATGGAAAAGGGACGGATCGTGATTTTCGCTGCCGGCACCGGCAATCCCTATTTCACGACGGACAGCGCCGCTGCTCTGCGGGCGGCCGAAATGAATTGCGACGCGCTGTTCAAAGGCACTTCGGTCGACGGCGTCTATGATGCTGACCCGAAGAAGGTCGATACGGCAAAGCGTTATGAAACAGTGAGTTTCAACCGGGTTCTTTCAGATGATCTGAAGGTTATGGACGCGAGCGCAGTAGCCCTGTGCCGCGACAACAATATTCCGATCGTGGTGTTCAACATCCGTGAGCAGGGCAATCTGGCCCGCGTGCTTGCCGGCGATGGCACCGCTACGATCGTTCAAAACGAGGAAGGATAA
- a CDS encoding GNAT family N-acetyltransferase: MTRTGGTRLEVRQAKLADVPAIQRLISRAYPELPGYTAGVIRGQLNNFPEGQFVALFNGKMVGYCAAMRISGEIALKPHDWEEITGNGFGSRHDPTGNWLYGYEMCVDPKRRGLRIGQRLYDARKTLAERLELSGIVFGGRMPGYSRVRRKVDGPDDYLQKVVEGKLRDPVITFQLQNGYEPIGVLKNYLPEDKRSLGNAAHMVWRNPYVDEMSPPAFRVPRDVESVRLATCQLQARAVESFEEFVRNVEYFVDVAADYRSDFIVFPELFTLPLLSFETRKLTPVEAIDALTAYTPRIEKELARMALEYNINIIGGSHPTQMEDGDIHNVAFVALRDGSTHTQEKIHPTPNERYWWNIKGGDSIDVIQTDCGPIGILICYDSEFPELARRLVDQGARIIFVPFCTDSRQGYLRVRYCAQARAIENQCFVVLSGNVGNLPNVDNMDIQYAQSCILTPCDFPFARDGIAAEASENVETLTISDVNLADLTWARAEGTVRNLTDRRFDLYHIEWDAGHHADRPPAGPPPKHQNSPGGG, encoded by the coding sequence ATGACGCGGACCGGCGGCACGCGCCTTGAAGTAAGGCAGGCAAAGCTGGCAGATGTGCCAGCGATCCAGCGTCTTATCTCGCGTGCCTACCCGGAACTCCCCGGCTACACAGCCGGGGTAATCCGCGGACAGTTGAACAATTTCCCGGAAGGCCAGTTCGTCGCCCTCTTCAATGGCAAGATGGTGGGTTACTGTGCCGCGATGCGGATATCAGGCGAAATCGCGCTGAAACCGCACGATTGGGAGGAAATCACCGGCAACGGCTTCGGCTCGCGCCATGATCCCACGGGAAATTGGTTATACGGCTATGAAATGTGCGTCGATCCGAAGCGCCGCGGCCTTCGGATCGGACAGCGCCTCTACGATGCCCGAAAGACTCTTGCCGAACGGCTCGAGCTTTCGGGCATTGTCTTTGGTGGCAGGATGCCCGGCTATTCGCGCGTTCGCCGCAAGGTGGACGGGCCGGACGACTATCTTCAGAAAGTGGTTGAAGGGAAACTTCGAGATCCCGTCATCACGTTCCAGCTGCAAAACGGCTATGAACCCATTGGGGTTCTTAAGAATTATCTCCCCGAGGACAAACGCTCACTGGGCAATGCCGCGCATATGGTGTGGCGCAACCCCTATGTCGACGAAATGTCGCCGCCCGCTTTTCGCGTTCCCCGCGATGTCGAAAGCGTCCGTCTGGCCACCTGCCAGCTTCAGGCGCGTGCGGTTGAAAGCTTTGAAGAATTTGTTCGGAACGTCGAATATTTCGTTGATGTTGCAGCAGATTATCGTTCAGACTTCATCGTATTCCCTGAACTTTTCACGCTGCCCCTCCTCTCCTTCGAGACGCGCAAGCTGACGCCTGTCGAGGCGATCGATGCGCTCACGGCCTATACGCCGCGGATCGAGAAGGAACTCGCGCGCATGGCGCTTGAGTACAACATCAACATCATCGGTGGATCGCACCCGACGCAGATGGAAGACGGCGACATCCATAACGTCGCCTTTGTCGCGCTGCGCGACGGCTCGACGCACACCCAGGAAAAGATCCATCCGACGCCGAACGAACGCTATTGGTGGAACATCAAGGGCGGCGATTCGATCGATGTGATCCAGACCGATTGCGGGCCGATCGGCATCCTTATCTGCTATGACAGCGAGTTTCCGGAACTGGCGCGGCGCCTCGTCGATCAGGGCGCCCGGATCATCTTCGTGCCCTTCTGCACGGACAGCCGCCAGGGCTATCTGCGCGTCCGTTACTGCGCACAGGCCCGCGCGATCGAGAACCAGTGCTTTGTGGTCCTCTCTGGCAATGTCGGCAACCTGCCCAATGTCGACAATATGGATATCCAATACGCCCAGAGCTGTATCCTGACACCCTGCGACTTTCCCTTCGCGCGCGACGGCATTGCGGCGGAGGCGAGCGAGAATGTCGAAACGCTCACGATTTCAGACGTCAATCTCGCCGATCTCACCTGGGCGCGCGCCGAAGGCACCGTCCGCAACCTCACCGATCGGCGGTTCGACCTCTATCACATCGAATGGGATGCCGGTCACCATGCAGACCGGCCACCGGCAGGCCCGCCGCCCAAGCATCAGAACAGCCCCGGCGGCGGCTGA
- a CDS encoding phosphatidate cytidylyltransferase, with protein MTGSPKPGGMGDLPKRAVVGIILIAVAVTALVAGGVAFWVLGSAMALLMMGEWADLAKVGARDRQVAMFALSVPLAILSPLAAGPSFFALGLLAGAAFFVAIISRRAQLGGGVLYAGLPVAALLFLREQESGLILAFWTLAIVWATDIGAYFTGRFVGGPKLAPAWSPSKTWSGLGGGMVAALLTGLTFHRWGGLPLGLALASFALAAVAQGGDLYESILKRRAGVKDSGTILPGHGGVMDRLDGVVPVAPMVALLVITEFML; from the coding sequence ATGACGGGTTCGCCAAAGCCGGGTGGCATGGGGGATCTGCCAAAGCGCGCGGTCGTTGGGATTATCCTGATCGCGGTTGCCGTGACGGCGCTTGTCGCGGGCGGGGTGGCCTTTTGGGTGCTCGGCAGTGCGATGGCACTCCTGATGATGGGCGAATGGGCTGACCTGGCAAAGGTTGGCGCGCGCGACAGGCAGGTTGCGATGTTCGCCTTGTCCGTGCCGTTGGCCATATTGTCGCCGCTGGCGGCGGGGCCAAGTTTCTTTGCGCTCGGATTGCTTGCAGGGGCGGCCTTTTTCGTGGCGATCATTTCCCGCCGCGCGCAACTGGGTGGGGGCGTGCTCTATGCCGGGTTGCCGGTCGCGGCACTGCTGTTCCTGCGCGAGCAGGAGAGCGGGCTGATCCTCGCCTTCTGGACGCTCGCAATCGTCTGGGCGACCGATATCGGCGCCTATTTTACCGGCCGTTTCGTGGGCGGTCCAAAGCTGGCGCCCGCCTGGAGCCCGAGCAAGACCTGGTCTGGCCTTGGCGGCGGCATGGTTGCCGCGCTGTTGACCGGGCTGACTTTTCATCGCTGGGGCGGCTTGCCGCTGGGGCTGGCACTCGCGAGTTTCGCGCTGGCTGCGGTGGCGCAGGGCGGGGATCTTTATGAAAGCATTTTGAAGCGGCGCGCCGGGGTCAAGGACAGCGGCACGATCTTGCCAGGCCATGGCGGGGTGATGGACCGGCTTGACGGCGTCGTGCCGGTAGCCCCCATGGTTGCGCTGCTGGTGATTACGGAATTCATGCTGTGA
- a CDS encoding NADP-dependent isocitrate dehydrogenase, with protein sequence MAKIKVKNPVVEIDGDEMTRIIWQWIRERLILPYLDIQLDYYDLGVEKRDETEDKITVDSAKAIQKYGVGVKCATITPDEARVEEFGLKKMWKSPNGTIRNILGGVVFREPIVIKNVPRLIPGWTDPIVVGRHAFGDQYRATDFKVPGPGKLRLVFEGDDGTTIDEEVFQYPSSGVALAMYNLDESIRDFARASMNYGLGRNWPVYLSTKNTILKAYDGRFKDIFQEVYEAEFKDQFQEAGIVYEHRLIDDMVASALKWNGKFVWACKNYDGDVQSDQVAQGFGSLGLMTSVLMSPDGKTVEAEAAHGTVTRHYRMHEQGKATSTNPIASIFAWTGGLKYRGKFDGTPDVTRFAETLERVCIETVEQGHMTKDLAILIGPDQAWMTTEQFFEAIRVNLEKAMSDWK encoded by the coding sequence ATGGCCAAGATTAAGGTGAAAAACCCGGTCGTCGAAATCGACGGCGATGAAATGACCCGTATCATCTGGCAGTGGATTCGTGAGCGGCTGATTCTCCCCTATCTCGATATCCAGCTTGATTACTACGATCTCGGCGTCGAAAAGCGCGACGAAACCGAGGACAAGATCACCGTCGATTCCGCCAAGGCCATCCAGAAATATGGCGTGGGCGTGAAGTGCGCGACGATCACCCCCGACGAAGCCCGCGTCGAAGAATTCGGCCTGAAGAAGATGTGGAAGTCGCCCAACGGCACCATCCGCAACATTCTCGGCGGCGTCGTTTTCCGCGAACCGATCGTGATCAAGAACGTTCCCCGCCTCATCCCGGGCTGGACCGACCCCATCGTCGTTGGCCGTCACGCATTTGGCGACCAGTACCGCGCGACCGATTTCAAGGTGCCCGGCCCCGGCAAGCTGCGCCTCGTTTTCGAAGGTGACGACGGCACGACGATCGACGAAGAAGTCTTCCAGTATCCGAGCTCGGGCGTCGCGCTCGCGATGTACAACCTCGACGAATCGATCCGCGACTTCGCGCGCGCCAGCATGAACTACGGCCTCGGCCGCAACTGGCCGGTCTACCTGTCGACCAAGAACACGATCCTCAAGGCCTATGACGGCCGTTTCAAGGACATCTTCCAGGAAGTCTACGAAGCCGAATTCAAGGATCAGTTCCAGGAAGCCGGCATCGTCTACGAACACCGCCTGATCGACGACATGGTCGCATCGGCGCTCAAGTGGAACGGCAAGTTCGTCTGGGCATGCAAGAACTATGACGGCGACGTGCAGTCGGACCAGGTGGCACAGGGCTTCGGCTCGCTCGGCCTCATGACGTCGGTTCTGATGTCGCCCGACGGCAAGACCGTCGAAGCAGAAGCGGCCCACGGCACCGTCACCCGCCACTACCGCATGCACGAGCAGGGCAAGGCGACGTCGACCAACCCGATCGCGTCGATCTTCGCATGGACCGGCGGCCTCAAGTATCGCGGCAAGTTCGACGGCACGCCCGACGTGACGCGCTTTGCCGAAACCCTTGAACGCGTCTGCATCGAGACGGTCGAACAGGGCCACATGACCAAGGATCTCGCGATCCTCATCGGCCCCGACCAGGCATGGATGACCACGGAGCAGTTCTTCGAAGCCATCCGCGTCAACCTCGAAAAGGCGATGAGCGACTGGAAATAA
- the rpsB gene encoding 30S ribosomal protein S2, translating into MAAPVVTIHQLLEAGAHFGHQTHRWNPKMKPYIFGDRNGIHIMDLSQTVPLFARALDFIDQTVARGGKVLFVGTKRQAQEPVAEAARKAGQHYVNHRWLGGMLTNWKTISQSIKRFKALEEQLSGDTHGLTKKEVLQLTRERDKFELSLGGIRDMGGIPDVMFVIDANKEELAIKEANTLGIPVVAILDSNVSPDGIAFPVPANDDASRAIRLYCEAVAVAATRGGQAAAQARGVDLGAQAEPPVEPALGVAADESQVDA; encoded by the coding sequence ATGGCGGCCCCTGTCGTCACTATTCATCAGTTGCTTGAAGCCGGCGCGCACTTCGGTCACCAGACCCATCGCTGGAACCCGAAGATGAAGCCCTACATCTTTGGCGATCGCAACGGCATCCACATCATGGATCTGTCGCAGACCGTTCCGCTTTTTGCGCGTGCGCTCGACTTCATCGATCAGACTGTTGCCCGTGGCGGCAAAGTGCTGTTCGTCGGCACCAAGCGCCAGGCGCAGGAGCCGGTCGCTGAAGCCGCTCGCAAGGCTGGCCAGCACTATGTCAACCACCGCTGGCTGGGCGGCATGCTCACCAACTGGAAGACGATCTCGCAGTCGATCAAGCGCTTCAAGGCTCTTGAAGAGCAGCTGTCGGGCGATACGCACGGCCTGACCAAGAAGGAAGTGCTGCAGCTCACCCGTGAGCGCGACAAGTTCGAGCTGTCGCTTGGCGGTATCCGCGACATGGGCGGTATTCCCGACGTGATGTTCGTCATCGACGCCAACAAGGAAGAGCTCGCCATCAAGGAAGCCAACACGCTTGGTATTCCGGTTGTCGCGATCCTCGACTCGAACGTCAGCCCCGACGGCATCGCGTTCCCGGTTCCGGCGAACGACGACGCAAGCCGCGCCATCCGCCTCTACTGCGAAGCGGTCGCCGTTGCTGCGACCCGCGGTGGCCAGGCTGCTGCGCAGGCACGCGGCGTGGACCTCGGCGCGCAGGCTGAACCGCCGGTCGAGCCCGCGCTTGGCGTTGCTGCTGACGAGAGCCAGGTAGACGCCTGA
- the tsf gene encoding translation elongation factor Ts — translation MAEITAGLVKELRERSGAGMMDCKKALNETGGDLEAAVDWLRAKGLAAAAKKAGRTAAEGLVGVHVAGTKGVAVEINSETDFVAKNEQFQDFVRAVSQVALESGVGEDIEALAAAAYPGGGTVAEKLTANIATIGENQALRRVKTVSVDNGAVVAYVHNALAPGMGKIGVLVALESEAATDKLEALGKQLAMHIAAAFPLALDETGLPADLVERERVIAAEKAAESGKPADIVAKMVEGAVAKYRKENALLSQLFVMDGKTKIADVVAAAGKEAGSAIVLKDYVRFQLGEGIEKQESDFAAEVAAVANKG, via the coding sequence ATGGCGGAGATCACTGCCGGCCTCGTCAAGGAACTGCGTGAGCGCAGCGGCGCAGGCATGATGGATTGCAAAAAGGCGCTGAACGAAACCGGTGGCGACCTCGAAGCAGCAGTCGATTGGCTGCGCGCAAAGGGTCTTGCTGCGGCTGCCAAGAAGGCAGGTCGTACGGCTGCTGAAGGTCTGGTTGGCGTTCACGTTGCCGGCACCAAGGGTGTCGCCGTTGAAATCAACAGCGAAACCGACTTCGTTGCCAAGAACGAACAGTTTCAGGATTTCGTGCGTGCGGTTTCGCAGGTTGCGCTTGAATCGGGCGTCGGTGAAGACATCGAAGCCCTCGCGGCAGCTGCCTATCCGGGCGGTGGCACGGTCGCTGAAAAGCTGACCGCCAACATCGCGACGATCGGCGAAAATCAGGCGCTGCGCCGCGTCAAGACCGTTTCGGTCGATAACGGCGCGGTTGTTGCCTATGTCCACAACGCGCTGGCGCCCGGCATGGGCAAGATCGGCGTTCTCGTTGCGCTGGAAAGCGAAGCGGCGACCGACAAGCTCGAAGCGCTTGGCAAGCAGCTTGCCATGCACATCGCGGCTGCATTCCCGCTGGCACTCGATGAAACCGGCCTGCCGGCCGATCTCGTTGAGCGTGAGCGCGTGATCGCTGCTGAAAAGGCTGCCGAATCGGGCAAGCCCGCCGACATCGTCGCGAAGATGGTTGAAGGCGCGGTTGCGAAGTATCGCAAGGAAAACGCGCTGCTCAGCCAACTGTTCGTCATGGACGGCAAGACCAAGATCGCGGACGTCGTCGCGGCCGCTGGCAAGGAAGCCGGCAGCGCGATCGTGCTCAAGGACTATGTCCGCTTCCAACTCGGTGAAGGCATCGAGAAGCAGGAATCGGACTTCGCGGCTGAAGTCGCGGCAGTAGCCAACAAAGGCTAA
- a CDS encoding phosphatidylserine decarboxylase, whose protein sequence is MTDLNKAENQPTGVKWRWPSVHPEGRKFILIAAVITLFFAWMAWETLAWPMAGITLWVAAFFRDPVRSVPQGEGLIVAPADGMVTLIQHVMPPREMAGPDGLGDQPLTRVSIFMSVFDVHINRTPISGTVKNVVYIAGKFLNADLDKASEDNERQHILVEDRNGMRIGFTQIAGLVARRIVPFVKPGDIVAVGQRIGLIRFGSRVDVYLPAGTMPKVALGQRIVAGETMLAVVGDAQSLSATPQ, encoded by the coding sequence ATGACAGATCTGAACAAAGCGGAAAATCAGCCAACAGGGGTAAAATGGCGCTGGCCGAGCGTCCACCCCGAGGGCCGAAAATTCATCCTGATTGCGGCAGTAATCACCTTGTTTTTTGCCTGGATGGCATGGGAAACGCTTGCCTGGCCGATGGCTGGGATCACCCTGTGGGTGGCGGCGTTCTTCCGCGATCCCGTCCGTTCGGTGCCGCAGGGGGAAGGGCTGATCGTGGCGCCGGCCGATGGCATGGTGACACTGATCCAGCATGTGATGCCGCCACGCGAAATGGCCGGGCCGGACGGTCTGGGCGATCAGCCGTTGACGCGAGTCTCGATTTTCATGAGCGTGTTCGACGTGCACATCAACCGCACGCCGATCAGCGGCACGGTGAAGAACGTCGTCTATATCGCGGGCAAGTTCCTGAACGCCGATCTCGACAAGGCGTCGGAAGACAATGAGCGTCAGCATATCCTGGTCGAGGATCGCAACGGCATGCGCATCGGCTTTACACAGATTGCGGGCCTTGTTGCCCGTCGCATCGTGCCCTTCGTCAAGCCGGGCGACATCGTTGCCGTCGGTCAGCGTATCGGCCTGATCCGTTTCGGCAGCCGCGTCGACGTATATCTGCCTGCAGGCACGATGCCCAAGGTGGCGCTTGGCCAGCGAATCGTGGCCGGCGAGACGATGCTTGCCGTGGTTGGCGATGCCCAGTCGCTGAGCGCCACACCGCAATGA
- a CDS encoding phosphatidylcholine/phosphatidylserine synthase gives MSGDVASPPRRGIPLRALIPNAVTALALCCGLTGIRFGIAGEWEKAVAAIILAGCLDGIDGRIARLLKGESRFGAELDSLSDAIAFGVSPAIIIYLWSLQHLPQFGWIFALALAVCCALRLARFNANIDVQEQPHKSAGFLTGVPAPAGAGLALLPVYLTLWTGETVFRETYVVAPWLAFVAFLMISNIATYSWSSLRLRRTVRLGALAAVGLLGAALLSAPWATLSVICAFYLAAIPFSIRSYSRVKRQRASA, from the coding sequence ATGAGCGGCGATGTCGCCTCGCCGCCGCGCCGGGGTATTCCGCTCCGCGCGCTCATTCCCAACGCCGTCACCGCGCTCGCGCTATGCTGCGGGCTGACCGGCATTCGCTTCGGCATTGCCGGGGAATGGGAGAAGGCGGTGGCCGCGATCATTCTGGCCGGCTGTCTTGACGGTATCGACGGCCGCATTGCCCGGTTGTTGAAGGGAGAGAGCCGGTTCGGTGCCGAGCTTGATTCCCTTTCCGATGCGATCGCGTTCGGGGTTTCCCCCGCGATCATCATCTATCTCTGGTCGTTGCAGCACCTGCCGCAGTTCGGGTGGATCTTCGCGCTGGCGCTGGCAGTATGTTGTGCGCTGCGGCTCGCGCGGTTCAACGCGAATATCGACGTGCAGGAACAGCCGCACAAATCGGCGGGCTTTCTCACCGGCGTGCCAGCGCCGGCAGGGGCGGGGCTTGCCCTGCTTCCCGTCTATCTGACGCTGTGGACCGGCGAGACGGTTTTCCGCGAAACCTATGTGGTTGCGCCCTGGCTCGCCTTTGTCGCCTTCCTGATGATCTCGAACATCGCAACCTATAGCTGGTCGTCGCTTCGCCTGCGGCGCACTGTACGTCTCGGTGCGCTCGCCGCCGTCGGTTTGCTCGGCGCGGCGTTGCTTTCGGCGCCCTGGGCGACGCTGTCGGTGATCTGTGCCTTTTATCTGGCTGCCATCCCGTTCAGCATTCGCAGCTATTCCCGCGTCAAGCGGCAGCGCGCGTCAGCCTGA
- the frr gene encoding ribosome recycling factor: MPAYEKADIERRMRGAVESLKHDLSGLRTGRASTSLLDPITVDVYGAQMPLVQVATVSVPEPRMLSVQVWDKSNVTPVDKAIRSSGLGLNPIVDGQTLRLPIPDLTEERRKELAKLASQYAEKARIAARNVRRDGMDSLKTDEKKHEISEDERKRLETEVQKMTDSTIADIDAAAAAKEKEILGQ; the protein is encoded by the coding sequence ATGCCCGCCTATGAAAAGGCCGATATCGAACGTCGTATGCGCGGCGCCGTCGAATCCCTGAAGCACGATCTTAGCGGCCTGCGTACCGGCCGCGCGTCGACCTCGCTTCTCGATCCGATCACGGTTGACGTATATGGCGCGCAGATGCCGCTCGTTCAGGTGGCGACCGTATCGGTGCCCGAGCCGCGGATGCTTTCGGTCCAGGTCTGGGACAAGAGCAATGTGACCCCGGTCGACAAGGCAATCCGGTCGTCGGGGCTTGGCCTCAATCCGATCGTCGATGGCCAGACGCTGCGCCTTCCAATCCCCGATCTGACCGAAGAGCGCCGCAAGGAACTGGCCAAGCTCGCCAGCCAATATGCCGAAAAGGCCCGTATCGCTGCGCGCAACGTGCGTCGTGACGGCATGGATTCGCTGAAGACCGACGAAAAGAAGCACGAGATCAGCGAAGACGAGCGCAAGCGGCTCGAAACCGAAGTGCAGAAGATGACCGACAGCACGATTGCCGATATCGATGCTGCCGCTGCCGCCAAGGAAAAGGAAATCCTCGGCCAGTGA
- the ybaL gene encoding YbaL family putative K(+) efflux transporter gives MSHATPLIAIIVAGLVLAFIFGGLAFKLRLPPLVGYLLAGVVVGPFTPGYVADQRLANELAELGVILLMFGVGLHFSLKDLLAVRKIAIPGAIAQITVATLLGMGLAHLMGWSMVGGVVFGLSLSVASTVVLLRALQERRILDTERGRIAIGWLIVEDLMMVLTLVLIPALAGAHGGKELGLSLFLTIGKMVAFVAFMLIVGRRVVPWMLHVVAHSGSRELFRLSVLAIALGVAFGAAMLFGVSFALGAFFAGMILSESPLSQRAAEETLPLRDAFAVLFFVSVGMLFNPNILMTAALPLLGTIAIIMIGKSLAAYWIVRSFGKSRRTAATISASLAQIGEFSFILATLGVGLKLFPPEARDLILAGAIISIMLNPLVFSVAAKWLTKREPDAPTTGLDATIEPAAAQPRGHVVLIGYGRVGRIVGASLTAAREKIVVVEAQPDLAEGPEGENVTVLIGNAASADILRDAGIEKARMLFVAIPQSFEAGQIVEKARSINPDIRIVARAHSDDEVLYLEKLGADVTIMGEKEIAKRMIAEARAN, from the coding sequence ATGTCGCATGCCACACCGTTAATCGCGATCATCGTAGCAGGGCTTGTCCTTGCGTTCATTTTCGGTGGGCTTGCATTCAAATTACGGCTTCCTCCGCTCGTGGGCTATCTTCTCGCCGGGGTTGTGGTCGGTCCCTTCACGCCCGGCTATGTCGCTGATCAGCGGCTCGCCAATGAACTCGCCGAACTTGGCGTCATTCTGCTCATGTTCGGCGTCGGCCTTCATTTTTCGCTGAAGGATCTGCTCGCCGTCCGCAAGATCGCGATACCGGGCGCGATCGCCCAGATCACGGTTGCAACGCTGCTCGGCATGGGGCTGGCCCATCTGATGGGGTGGAGCATGGTCGGCGGCGTGGTGTTCGGCCTGTCGCTCTCGGTCGCGAGCACGGTCGTGCTGCTGCGCGCGCTTCAGGAACGGCGAATTCTCGACACTGAGCGCGGCCGCATCGCGATTGGCTGGCTGATCGTCGAAGATCTGATGATGGTGCTGACGCTCGTGCTCATCCCGGCGCTGGCCGGGGCGCATGGCGGCAAGGAACTGGGGCTGTCGTTGTTCCTCACCATCGGCAAGATGGTGGCGTTCGTGGCGTTCATGCTGATCGTCGGGCGGCGCGTCGTTCCCTGGATGCTCCATGTCGTGGCGCATAGCGGATCGCGTGAGCTGTTCCGATTGAGCGTGCTTGCCATTGCGCTGGGCGTGGCGTTTGGCGCGGCGATGCTGTTTGGCGTCTCCTTTGCGCTGGGCGCCTTTTTCGCGGGCATGATCCTCTCCGAATCCCCCCTCAGCCAGCGCGCGGCCGAAGAAACGCTGCCGCTGCGCGATGCATTTGCAGTGCTGTTCTTCGTCTCGGTCGGGATGTTGTTCAACCCGAATATCCTGATGACGGCCGCGCTGCCTTTGCTTGGCACGATCGCGATCATCATGATCGGCAAGTCGTTGGCCGCCTATTGGATCGTGCGCTCCTTCGGAAAATCGCGGCGCACGGCGGCAACCATCTCTGCGAGCCTTGCGCAAATCGGTGAGTTTTCCTTCATTCTCGCCACGCTCGGCGTTGGGCTGAAGCTGTTTCCGCCCGAAGCGCGCGACCTCATTCTCGCAGGCGCGATCATTTCGATCATGCTCAATCCGCTGGTATTCTCGGTCGCCGCGAAATGGCTGACCAAGCGCGAGCCCGATGCACCGACGACAGGGCTCGACGCCACAATCGAACCGGCGGCAGCGCAGCCGCGCGGCCATGTCGTTCTCATCGGCTATGGCCGTGTCGGGCGGATCGTTGGCGCCAGCCTGACGGCCGCGCGCGAGAAAATCGTCGTGGTGGAGGCGCAGCCCGATCTGGCCGAGGGGCCCGAGGGTGAGAATGTGACGGTGCTGATCGGCAATGCCGCGAGTGCGGACATCCTGCGCGACGCCGGGATCGAAAAGGCCCGGATGCTGTTCGTCGCAATCCCGCAAAGCTTCGAGGCGGGGCAGATCGTTGAAAAGGCGCGCAGCATCAACCCTGATATCCGCATCGTCGCCCGCGCGCATTCGGATGACGAAGTGCTCTATCTCGAAAAGCTGGGCGCAGATGTAACGATCATGGGCGAAAAGGAAATCGCCAAGCGCATGATCGCGGAGGCACGGGCCAACTGA
- a CDS encoding isoprenyl transferase has product MARATASSPRPEAGQGAAPRHVAIIMDGNGRWAKKRLLPRVAGHRQGVEAARRIVRAAGDLGIEALTLYAFSSENWRRPQEEVSDLMGLLRLFILSDIDEFANAGVRLRVIGDYKALAPDLVSLIDGAMERTAGNRAMTLAIALNYGAQFEMVRAVRAIADRVQTGEIAPAAIDEQMIDTHLDTQDLPPLDLLIRTSGEKRLSNFLLWQAAYAELHFVDTLWPDFDKQCLVDALAHFGQRERRFGGL; this is encoded by the coding sequence ATTGCGCGCGCCACTGCCAGCTCACCTCGTCCGGAAGCGGGGCAGGGGGCGGCGCCAAGACATGTTGCCATCATCATGGATGGCAATGGGCGTTGGGCGAAAAAGCGGTTGCTTCCTCGTGTTGCCGGGCACCGGCAGGGCGTGGAAGCCGCGCGCCGCATCGTCCGCGCGGCAGGCGATCTCGGTATCGAGGCGCTGACGCTATACGCATTTTCGTCGGAAAACTGGCGACGGCCTCAAGAAGAGGTGAGCGATCTCATGGGGTTGCTTCGCCTTTTCATCCTCTCGGATATCGATGAATTCGCCAATGCCGGTGTGCGCCTGCGCGTGATCGGCGATTATAAGGCCCTTGCGCCGGATCTCGTGAGCCTGATCGACGGCGCGATGGAGCGGACGGCGGGCAACCGCGCGATGACGCTGGCCATTGCGCTCAACTACGGTGCGCAGTTCGAGATGGTGCGCGCGGTGCGTGCCATTGCTGATCGGGTGCAGACGGGCGAAATCGCTCCGGCGGCGATCGATGAGCAGATGATCGACACGCATCTGGACACGCAAGACCTGCCGCCGCTGGATCTGTTGATCCGGACATCGGGTGAAAAGCGCCTGTCCAACTTCCTGTTGTGGCAGGCGGCCTATGCGGAACTGCATTTCGTCGATACGCTCTGGCCGGATTTTGACAAACAATGCCTTGTCGATGCGCTGGCGCATTTCGGGCAGCGGGAACGACGTTTCGGAGGATTATGA